From the Argopecten irradians isolate NY chromosome 13, Ai_NY, whole genome shotgun sequence genome, one window contains:
- the LOC138305438 gene encoding LOW QUALITY PROTEIN: zinc finger protein 235-like (The sequence of the model RefSeq protein was modified relative to this genomic sequence to represent the inferred CDS: inserted 2 bases in 1 codon) — MSFQGDLSGRTMEDKSKNFDESGEKPYICDVCGKRFNQSQELQKHIVLHTGEKRYKCDICGKGFSQAGNLQNHLRTHTGEKPYKCDICGKGFSQTGNLQKHLRTHTGEKPYKCDVCGKGFSQAGNLQKHLRTHTGEKPCKCDVCGKGFSRAGNLQNHLRKHTGEKPYKCDVCGKGFSRAGNIQNHLRIHTGEKPYKCDVCGNGFSRASNLRNHLRIHTGEKPYKCDVCGKGFNQTLHLQTHLRTHTGERPYKCDVCSKGFKVAHHLQIHLRTHTGEKPYICDVCGKGFSQSGDLQRHLRTHTGEKPYKCDIXSMAQRLQTHLRTHTGEKPHIFVI; from the exons ATGTCTTTCCAAGGTGATCTATCAGGCAGGACAATGGAAGATAAATCAAAGAATTTTGACGAAAGTGGAGAGAAGCCATACATATGCGATGTTTGTGGTAAACGGTTCAACCAGTCTCAGGAACTACAAAAACACATCGTGTTACATACCGGAGAGAAACGATACAAATGTGAtatctgtggtaaggggtttagtcagGCAGGTAATCTACAAAatcacctcaggacacatacaggagagaaaccttacaaatgtgatatcTGTGGTAAGGGTTTTAGTCAGACAGGTAATCTACAGaaacacctcaggacacatacaggagagaaaccttacaaatgtgatgtctgtggtaaggggtttagtcagGCAGGTAATCTACAGaaacacctcaggacacatacaggagagaaaccttgcaaatgtgatgtctgtggtaaaggGTTTAGTCGGGCAGGTAATCTACAGAATCACCTCAGGAAacatacaggagagaagccttacaaatgtgatgtctgtggtaagggattTAGTCGGGCAGGTAATATACAGAATCACctcaggatacatacaggagagaaaccttacaaatgcgATGTCTGTGGTAACGGGTTTAGTCGGGCAAGTAATCTACGGAATCACctcaggatacatacaggagagaaaccttacaaatgtgatgtctgtggtaaggggtttaatCAGACActacacctacagacacaccttaggacacatacaggagagaggCCCTACAAATGTGACGTCTGTAGTAAGGGGTTTAAGGTGGCACACCACCTACAGatacacctcaggacacatacaggagagaaaccttacatatgtgatgtttgtggtaaggggtttagtcagTCAGGTGACCTACAGagacacctcaggacacatacaggagagaaaccttacaaatgtgatat TAGTATGGCACAGCGACTACAGacacacctcaggacacatacaggagagaaacctcaCATTTTCGTTATATAA
- the LOC138305436 gene encoding zinc finger protein 226-like, protein MVKFTCDVCDRSFQDKATLKRHTKFHIGKRLHRRKFDNCQKTETLMGLSETETHIAKKQKTKRKTKFREQFDCKDCGDIFRSETTWKEHMQNDHTGYNLYRCDLCSKEFVTRQKLKVHKFTHTNEKPLECSVCGKGFRLKTSLQKHEIESHGRSPYICSVCGEGFNTQTSLTRHRKSHQKMGVLFRCDNCQKEFKYEKNYKNHIESVQCMSQDEQSPYTCDVCGKVKPTLQAIRKHRNQHSEELCDFCGRQFKSQEGLRRHMMFHTGRWPYKCEVCGLGLSTNKVLKVHMLKHSDEKSHMCDVCGAAYKTKYSLERHMFTHQESKPHVCDICGKGFVEKHQLGDHLKAHAKEKPFTCNICRKGFDDSVSLLTHTIEHVGQKQHKCDICGKFYSRDSALKVHHRIHTGEKPYKCEICAKSFTNLCDKQRHVKIHTGEKPFVCDVCGKGFSDKKYLARHKRSGAHNKDSVVFRREGYTVGGTNDSSGESSLDHTQLGSTPDGKQISKRTV, encoded by the coding sequence ATGGTCAAGTTTACCTGTGACGTCTGTGATCGCAGTTTCCAAGATAAAGCTACTCTGAAGAGGCATACAAAATTCCACATCGGAAAGAGGTTACATAGAAGGAAATTTGATAACTGTCAGAAAACTGAAACTCTGATGGGTCTGTCTGAAACAGAAACTCACATAGCAAAGAAGCAAAAAACTAAAAGGAAAACCAAGTTTCGAGAACAATTTGATTGCAAAGACTGTGGAGATATATTCCGATCGGAGACTACCTGGAAGGAGCATATGCAAAATGACCACACTGGGTATAATCTATATCGATGCGATTTGTGTTCCAAAGAATTCGTTACTCGTCAAAAATTGAAAGTACATAAGTTCACGCACACAAACGAAAAACCTCTTGAGTGCAGTGTATGTGGGAAAGGATTTCGTCTTAAGACTTCACTACAGAAGCATGAAATCGAAAGTCACGGGCGATCGCCTTACATTTGCTCCGTTTGTGGGGAAGGATTTAATACACAAACTTCTTTGACTAGACACCGGAAATCCCATCAAAAGATGGGCGTTCTTTTTCGGTGTGACAACTGTCAGAAAGAGTTCAAATATGAAAAGAATTACAAGAACCACATTGAAAGTGTTCAATGTATGTCTCAAGACGAACAGTCGCCGTATACGTGTGACGTATGTGGGAAAGTGAAACCTACTCTTCAAGCAATCAGAAAACATCGAAATCAGCACTCCGAAGAATTGTGTGATTTCTGCGGTCGGCAGTTCAAATCCCAGGAAGGACTAAGACGCCATATGATGTTTCACACCGGTCGATGGCCGTACAAGTGTGAGGTATGTGGTCTTGGTCTATCAACAAACAAGGTGTTGAAGGTGCACATGCTGAAGCATTCGGATGAGAAGTCCCACATGTGTGACGTATGTGGAGCGGCATATAAGACAAAGTACTCGCTTGAACGGCACATGTTCACtcaccaggaatctaaaccacATGTGTGTGATATTTGCGGAAAGGGTTTTGTCGAGAAACATCAACTAGGCGATCACCTGAAAGCACATGCAAAAGAAAAGCCGTTCACCTGTAATATATGTCGTAAGGGATTCGATGATTCAGTCTCGCTTCTCACACATACTATAGAACATGTAggacaaaaacaacacaaatgtGATATATGTGGAAAATTCTATAGTAGAGATTCCGCACTGAAAGTACATCACCGAATTCACACGGGAGAGAAGCCgtataaatgtgaaatttgtgCGAAAAGTTTCACCAATTTGTGCGACAAACAGCGACATGTAAAGATACACACAGGAGAGAAACCATTTGTTTGTGATGTCTGTGGAAAGGGTTTCTCTGATAAGAAATATCTGGCTCGGCATAAACGTTCTGGGGCACATAATAAGGatagtgttgtatttagaagagaAGGCTATACAGTCGGCGGTACGAACGACTCGTCTGGTGAATCATCACTGGACCACACCCAGTTAGGAAGTACTCCTGACGGAAAACAGATATCCAAACGAACCGTCTAA